The Macrobrachium rosenbergii isolate ZJJX-2024 chromosome 56, ASM4041242v1, whole genome shotgun sequence genome includes a region encoding these proteins:
- the LOC136836732 gene encoding aspartate aminotransferase-like isoform X1: protein MVDCVNEFAHANEYLPIVGIPELREEIVKFHERYDNITLNVNNFVTGPGSKQLIYLVMTAFKGDILLPAPAWVTYAPQIRLAGKEPKIIQTDSGSGWKLTPRALEEAAVLCGPGWKLLIHTNPGNPSGTCYTHEELRALSAVCRKRSIIVLSDEIYARLTFSRDHASIVQHYPEGTILTTGFSKWASAGGWRLGYAHFPNRLQELFNAVKSAASHTHSCAPAPMQYGVAKALKENAQELDQYMNNCAKILQAVSNYCHRELSSVGVVGRKSEAGYYFIPDFEVVRSGLLALKEEADGEVMSKAMLEEADVALMPAASFLRPADELISRFCFVCFEGAKALEALESLPSNIVLDDDFVRQYCLPVVKGVENLKKWVQKYTGGNQFGNIAQLG from the exons ATGGTCGACTGTGTGAATGAGTTCGCTCATGCCAATGAGTATTTGCCTATTGTCG GCATTCCAGAACTGAGAGAGGAAATAGTGAAATTCCACGAAAGGTACGACAATATTACTCTGAACGTCAACAACTTCGTCACGGGTCCTGGGAGCAAGCAGCTCATTTATCTCGTCATGACCGCATTTAAGGGAG ACATTCTCTTACCTGCTCCTGCGTGGGTCACGTACGCACCCCAGATACGCTTAGCAGGCAAGGAACCTAAAATAATCCAGACGGACAGTGGGAGCGGCTGGAAGCTCACTCCTCGCGCTTTGGAAGAGGCTGCTGTCCTATGCGGACCCGGTTGGAAGCTTCTCATTCATACGAACCCAGGGAATCCGA gtGGCACATGCTACACACACGAGGAACTAAGAGCCCTCAG TGCCGTGTGCCGTAAGCGGTCGATCATAGTGCTGAGCGACGAGATTTACGCCCGGCTGACCTTCAGCAGGGATCACGCCTCCATAGTACAA cATTATCCCGAAGGAACCATCTTAACCACAGGCTTCAGCAAATGGGCGTCAGCTGGTGGGTGGAGACTTGGGTACGCCCACTTTCCGAATAGGTTGCAGGAACTGTTCAATGCAGTCAAGAGCGCAGCTTCGCACACCCACTCATGCGCACCTGCTCCCATGCAGTATGGGGTCGCCAAG GCACTTAAGGAGAACGCTCAAGAACTGGACCAGTACATGAATAATTGCGCAAAAATCTTGCAGGCCGTCAGTAACTACTGCCACAG GGAGCTGAGCAGCGTGGGCGTCGTCGGGCGCAAGAGCGAAGCCGGGTATTACTTCATACCCGACTTTGAGGTCGTCCGCAGTGGTCTTCTCGCCCTAAAGGAGGAGGCCGACGGGGAAGTCATGTCCAAGGCCATGCTGGAAGAAGCAGATGTGGCG CTAATGCCAGCCGCTTCCTTCCTGAGGCCAGCGGACGAACTGATCTCTAGATTCTGCTTCGTCTGTTTCGAAGGAGCCAAAGCGCTTGAAGCACTAGAAAGCTTGCCCTCCAATATCGTCCTCGACGACGACTTCGTCCGCCAGTACTGTTTGCCGGTGGTCAAGGGCGTGGAGAACCTGAAGAAGTGGGTCCAGAAGTACACGGGAGGAAACCAGTTTGGAAATATTGCCCAATTGGGTTAA
- the LOC136836732 gene encoding aspartate aminotransferase-like isoform X2 encodes MTAFKGDILLPAPAWVTYAPQIRLAGKEPKIIQTDSGSGWKLTPRALEEAAVLCGPGWKLLIHTNPGNPSGTCYTHEELRALSAVCRKRSIIVLSDEIYARLTFSRDHASIVQHYPEGTILTTGFSKWASAGGWRLGYAHFPNRLQELFNAVKSAASHTHSCAPAPMQYGVAKALKENAQELDQYMNNCAKILQAVSNYCHRELSSVGVVGRKSEAGYYFIPDFEVVRSGLLALKEEADGEVMSKAMLEEADVALMPAASFLRPADELISRFCFVCFEGAKALEALESLPSNIVLDDDFVRQYCLPVVKGVENLKKWVQKYTGGNQFGNIAQLG; translated from the exons ATGACCGCATTTAAGGGAG ACATTCTCTTACCTGCTCCTGCGTGGGTCACGTACGCACCCCAGATACGCTTAGCAGGCAAGGAACCTAAAATAATCCAGACGGACAGTGGGAGCGGCTGGAAGCTCACTCCTCGCGCTTTGGAAGAGGCTGCTGTCCTATGCGGACCCGGTTGGAAGCTTCTCATTCATACGAACCCAGGGAATCCGA gtGGCACATGCTACACACACGAGGAACTAAGAGCCCTCAG TGCCGTGTGCCGTAAGCGGTCGATCATAGTGCTGAGCGACGAGATTTACGCCCGGCTGACCTTCAGCAGGGATCACGCCTCCATAGTACAA cATTATCCCGAAGGAACCATCTTAACCACAGGCTTCAGCAAATGGGCGTCAGCTGGTGGGTGGAGACTTGGGTACGCCCACTTTCCGAATAGGTTGCAGGAACTGTTCAATGCAGTCAAGAGCGCAGCTTCGCACACCCACTCATGCGCACCTGCTCCCATGCAGTATGGGGTCGCCAAG GCACTTAAGGAGAACGCTCAAGAACTGGACCAGTACATGAATAATTGCGCAAAAATCTTGCAGGCCGTCAGTAACTACTGCCACAG GGAGCTGAGCAGCGTGGGCGTCGTCGGGCGCAAGAGCGAAGCCGGGTATTACTTCATACCCGACTTTGAGGTCGTCCGCAGTGGTCTTCTCGCCCTAAAGGAGGAGGCCGACGGGGAAGTCATGTCCAAGGCCATGCTGGAAGAAGCAGATGTGGCG CTAATGCCAGCCGCTTCCTTCCTGAGGCCAGCGGACGAACTGATCTCTAGATTCTGCTTCGTCTGTTTCGAAGGAGCCAAAGCGCTTGAAGCACTAGAAAGCTTGCCCTCCAATATCGTCCTCGACGACGACTTCGTCCGCCAGTACTGTTTGCCGGTGGTCAAGGGCGTGGAGAACCTGAAGAAGTGGGTCCAGAAGTACACGGGAGGAAACCAGTTTGGAAATATTGCCCAATTGGGTTAA